In Candidatus Obscuribacterales bacterium, the following proteins share a genomic window:
- the cobU gene encoding bifunctional adenosylcobinamide kinase/adenosylcobinamide-phosphate guanylyltransferase: MPPLTLITGPSRSGKSEWAEHLAERSPRSVLYIATAQMDPTDAEWQARILKHQQRRPAHWRSRHVPHELAIALQTAAAKDCLLIDSLGTWLANAIDQTDDAWQIQATALLDSLQQTAAEVILVTEEVGWGVVPAYPLGRAFRDRLGSLTRQVGAIADAAYLVTAGYVLDLQHLGQHIDRLENQRE, from the coding sequence ATGCCCCCCCTCACCCTCATCACCGGCCCATCTCGATCGGGCAAAAGCGAATGGGCCGAACATCTGGCGGAGCGATCGCCCCGATCTGTCCTCTATATTGCCACTGCCCAGATGGATCCTACAGATGCTGAATGGCAAGCCCGTATTCTGAAGCACCAGCAGCGCCGTCCTGCCCATTGGCGATCGCGCCATGTGCCCCACGAGCTAGCGATCGCCCTGCAAACGGCTGCCGCTAAGGACTGCCTGCTGATCGACTCCCTAGGTACTTGGCTGGCCAATGCCATCGACCAAACCGATGACGCCTGGCAGATCCAAGCCACTGCTCTCCTAGACAGCCTGCAGCAAACAGCCGCTGAGGTGATTCTGGTGACCGAAGAAGTGGGCTGGGGCGTTGTGCCGGCCTATCCCCTGGGCCGTGCCTTTCGCGATCGCCTCGGCTCCCTCACGCGGCAGGTGGGAGCGATCGCTGACGCAGCCTATTTAGTGACCGCCGGCTATGTGCTGGATTTACAGCATCTGGGTCAGCATATCGATCGGTTAGAAAACCAGCGAGAATAA